Proteins encoded by one window of Puniceicoccaceae bacterium:
- a CDS encoding DUF4250 domain-containing protein, which translates to MDWTRFLQWDPELLYGIVNTELRNHREDLEELCAYHGIERSELEQHMAKGGYRYEPEINQFR; encoded by the coding sequence ATGGATTGGACTCGATTTCTGCAATGGGACCCCGAACTGCTGTATGGGATTGTGAACACGGAGCTACGCAATCATCGGGAGGATTTGGAAGAGCTGTGTGCATACCACGGGATCGAGCGCAGCGAACTGGAGCAACACATGGCAAAGGGCGGGTATCGGTATGAGCCTGAGATCAATCAGTTTCGCTGA